The Pseudomonas sp. FP198 genomic interval CCGGTCGTAGCCGCCGTTTTCCAGGTACGCCGCGATGCCCATCTGCGTGACGCTGCACGCCGAATGAGTACTGAACGTTTGCAGCCGCTGGATCTCTTGCTGGAACTTGCCGGCGATCATCCAGCCGATGCGCACACCCGGCGACAAGGTCTTGGAAAAACTCGAGCAGTAGATCACCCGATCCAGGCGGTCGTACGCCTTGAGTGCCTTGGTACGCCCCTGCTCGAACATCAGTTCGCCGTAAATGTCGTCCTCGACAATCTGAATGTCGAAATCCGAGGCCAGGCGCAGCAGCTGCTTTTGCCGCTCCTCAGGCATCGTGCCGCCGAGGGGATTGCTCAGGCGCGTGGTCAGGACCAACGCCTTGATCGACCATTGGTTGGCCGCCAGCTGCAAGGCTTCAAGGCTCATACCGGTGACCGGATCGCTGGGGATTTCGATCACCTTGAGTCCCAACAGGTCCGCCAACTGCAGCAAACCGTAATAGGTCGGCGACTCGGCGGCGATCAGATCCCCTGGACGGGTCAGCACGCGCAGCGACATTTGCAACGCATCGACGCAGCCATGAGTGATCACCACTTCGGAGGGGTCGACCACGACTCCGGCATCACGCATGCGAATCGCCACCTGGCGTCGTAACGGCTCGAAGCCGGGGCTGAACATGTAGCTGAAAGCCCGCGGGCTGTGAAACCGTGTGACCTTGGCCAACTGCTGGTGCAACGCCCGCACTGGCAGATAATCGACGCTCGGCACCGCCGCGCCCAGCGGGAAGACCCCCTCACGACGCGACTCGACCAATACCTGCTGGATGATGCTGCTGCGCGTCACCAGGCCGGGGCGTTCGACCCGGGCGATGTCCGGCGTCGGCGCGGTCAGGGCCGGCGTCTGGTGCACGTAATAACCCGACTGCGGCCGCGCCCGGATCAACCCCTGGTCTTCCAGGTTGGCATACGCCTGCAACACAGTGGCGTGGCTGACGTTGAGCTGCGAACTCATCTTGCGCACCGACGGCACGCGTTCGCCGGGCTGATATACACCGCGCCGGATATCTTCAGCCAGTTGTTGAGCAATACGCTGGTAGAGCAGGAGGTTGGTCATGACGCAGCACTCGATTTCACGGGCATTTTATTCTTGTGGGAAATATTACCGGAACAGTTTAGAAGTGTACTGGGACAGTTGCCAGATTACTTGACAGCACAGTGCAGTGACACCCCAAACTGTACCCTTTTCTTCACGATCTCCAGGCGCAAAAAAACCCGGCGCCTTTGCAGGGGCCGGGTTTTCCAGTGACGCAACCCTCAGCGGGCGGCGCCGAGCTGGCCTTTCTCGTCGGAAAAGACGATTTCCACGCGACGGTTCTGGGCCCGGCCACGCTCGGAAGCGTTGACGTCCACCGGGTATTGATCGCCGTAGCCTTCGACCTGGATGCGCTTTTCATCGATCCCCAGGTCCACCAGCACGTCCGCCACCGCCTGCGCGCGATCACGGGACAACTTGAGGTTCTCCTGCTTGCCGCCAGTGCTGTCGGTGTAGCCCTCGATACGCACCACGCGTTTGGGATTGAGCTGCAGGAACTGCACGATCTTGAGCACCACGCGGTTGGCCGAGTTCTTCAGTTCCGCTTCGCCGGTGTCGAACAGCACGTCACCCAGGGTCATCACCAAGCCGCGATCAGTCTGGGTGGTGGCCATCGCCATGATCTGTTCTTCCAGCCACTTGCCTTGCTGCTGGACGCTCAGCAACTTGGATTCGCGCAAGGCCAATTGCAGGCGCTGGCGTTCCAGCTCAAGCTTCGCCGCGCGCTCTTCATTGAGCAACTGGTTGCTGTGTTCCCGCGCGATCTCGCTGTAGCGCTGGCTCAGGTAAGCGTAATGCTGGACGTCCTCGCCGCTGCCCCAATAGCTGGACAGGCGATCGGCCCGGGCCAGGGATTCGCCGGCGCGGATGACATCCTTGGGCGCGGCGCGCAGGACGTTGGCGTCTTCCTTGACCTTCTGGAAGCTGGCGCTGGCCTGTTCCAGCGCCGCTTCGCTACGCTGGCCGGCGCAGCCATACAAACTGGCGAGGCCCACGAGGACCAGGCTTCCACACACATGGGACGGCTTCATTGGGCATCATCCCTCAACTGTTTGCGCAAGCGCTTGATTCGAGTATCGAGCACGTTCAACTGCTCTTGGCGCTTGAGACTGAGCACCTTCGCTTCGGCCAGGCGCGCGTCCAGCTCGGCCTGCTCGGCGCGCATGCGTGCCTTCTTGTAGGATTCGTCAGCCATGTTGCTCTTGGCGCGGGCGAATTTTTCTTCGGCGAGTTTGAGTTCAGGCACGTCATCGGCGGTGGCGCCCACCGCACGGGCCTGCTCGATGGCCTGTTCAGTCAGGCGCAGCTGTTCATTCGGCGCCGGATCGGCTGCACAACCCGCCAGAGCCAGAACGGCCAGGGCAGCGAAAAGAGGTCGAATAGTCACTAATGTTCCCTACTGTTTTGGGGCACTGACAGGTGGCTGCAACTGTGTTTTCCAACGCTCCAGATTGCGCTGCAACACAGCCTCCGTCAGGCCGGACGCGGCCAATTCTGTCATCTTTTGCGCCAGCTGTCCGCGCAACCATGGGTCGTTGCAAGCGGAGTTATGGGAAACCGCGAGGAACAACCCCGGTTTATCCACCGGTTGCGGTGCGGCCTGCAAATCGTTGGCCATCCCCAATGTCTGCGCCATCGCCATGCCCGAGTAGCGTCCTGCCAAGACATATTCCACTTCACCCAGCAGCAATTTCTGAAAGGCCTGGGTCAGGTTGGGTGTCCGGGTCAGGGTGAGATTCCGCTCGGCAAAGACGCCGAATCCATGGGTCATTCGGGCCTTCTCTGACAAGGCACCGGGATGTCCGTGAAGATCCTCGGGCCGGGTGATGAGCAACGTCGAGTCCTTGCGGGTCCAGACCAGGTAATCATTTTCCAGCAAGGCCGGGTGCACGTAATCGAGGCTTTCCAGCCCGGTCGTGGTCAGCGGAGCATCGACGAGCAGGTCCATGCGCCCGCTGCGCACCTCGTCCAATGCCTGGGCACGCTTGCCGGCGTAGAGCAGTTCGATCTTGATCCCCAGCGCTTGGGCAACCTGCTCCAGCAGGTCGGCGCCGGCGCCGATCAGGTGCTTGGGGTCCTGGGGGTCTTGCCAAAGGTAAGGCGGTGCATCGGGGCTGCCGGTGGCGACCAAGCGCTCACATTTGCCAGCGGCGACAGACAGGCCAGGCATGCAAGCCAATGCCCCCAACAACGACCAACCGGCCAAACGGCGAAGATCCATGGCGCTACGCTCCCCGGAAGCAGAAATAAAAAAACCCGGCCAAAGGCCGGGCTCTTTATAAGTGAAGACGCCGGATTAGACCAGCTTCTCCAGCTCGGGGATGGCTTCAAACAGGTCAGCCACCAGGCCATAATCGGCCACCTGGAAGATCGGCGCTTCTTCGTCCTTGTTGATCGCAACGATCACCTTGGAGTCTTTCATGCCGGCCAGGTGCTGGATCGCGCCGGAGATACCGACGGCGATGTACAGCTGTGGCGCAACGATCTTGCCGGTCTGGCCGACCTGCATGTCGTTGGGCACAAAACCTGCGTCGACCGCGGCGCGGGAAGCGCCGACGGCAGCGCCCAGCTTGTCGGCCAGGGCGTACAGGTGCTTGAAGTTGTCACCGTTCTGCATGCCGCGACCGCCGGAAACGACGATCTTGGCAGCGGTCAGCTCAGGACGATCGGATTTCGCCAGTTCTTCGTTGACGAAGCTGGAGATGCCGGCGTCATGAGCAGCGCCTACGGCTTCAACGGCAGCCGAGCCACCTTCGGCGGCAACCGGGTCGAAACCGGTGGCGCGCACGGTGATGACCTTGATCGCAGCGGTGGATTGTACGGTGGCAATGGCGTTGCCGGCGTAGATCGGGCGCTTGAAAGTATCGGCGCTTTCCACCGAGATGATTTCGGAGATCTGGTCGACGTCCAGTGCGGCAGCCACGCGCGGCAGGATGTTCTTGCCGTTGGAGGTAGCGGCAGCCAGGATGTGGCTGTAGCCCTTGCCCAGCTCGGCCACCAGCGGAGCAACGTTTTCCGGCAGCTGATTTGCGTAGGCGGCGTTGTCGGCCGACAGTACTTTTGCCACGCCGGCAATTTTAGCAGCAGCTTCGGCAACGGCACTTGCGCCCTGCCCGGCCACCAATACGTGCACATCGCCACCGATTTTGACGGCGGCAGCAACGGTGTTCAGCGTGGCCGGAGCCAGTGCCTTGTTATCGTGTTCGGCGATTACCAAGATAGTCATAGTCAGATTACCTTCGCTTCGTTTTTCAGTTTCTCTACCAGTTCAGCCACCGACTTGACCTTGATGCCCGCGCTGCGTGCAGCCGGCGCTTCGACCTTCAGGGTCTTGTTGGTGGAGGCGGTGGAAACGCCCAAAGCATCCGGAGTCAGCACTTCAAGCGGCTTCTTCTTGGCTTTCATGATGTTTGGCAGGGACGCATAACGCGGCTCGTTCAAACGCAGGTCGGTGGTGACAATGGCCGGCAGTTTCAGGGAAACCGTCTGCGCGCCGCCGTCGATCTCGCGGGTCACGGCAACGCTGTCGCCGGACACTTCGACTTTCGAAGCGAAGGTGCCCTGGCCGTAGCCGCTCAACGCAGCAAGCATCTGGCCGGTCTGGTTGTTGTCGCTGTCGATGGCCTGCTTGCCGAGGATCACCAGCTGTGGCTGTTCCTTGTCGACAACGGCTTTCAACAGTTTGGCAACGGCCAGGGAAGTCAGGTCTTCGGCGGACTCGACGAGGATGGCGCGATCGGCACCCAGCGCCAGCGCAGTGCGCAGTTGCTCCTGGGCGGTGGTCGGGCCGATGGAGACGACGACGATCTCGGTCGCCACGCCTTTTTCCTTCAGGCGTACGGCTTCTTCTACGGCGATTTCGCAGAATGGGTTCATCGACATCTTGACGTTGGCGAGGTCGACGCCGGAGTTGTCCGCCTTGACGCGAACCTTGACGTTATAGTCGACCACTCGTTTGACAGCTACAAGAACCTTCATGGATTCCTCGTTACTCTCCGGTGAAAAGAAAGTCGCCTGGGCGAACCTGGCGGTTGATGATCATGGGCGCAAGGGCACCTCTAAAAACGCCGGCATGAACCACACATGACCTTGCTCACGGGAGTGAAGACCATTCGTCAGTGATGACCGATGAGTCATTCATTATCGCGGCGTGTAAACTGCGCGTCCGAACCGCGCACCTCGTCACTTTGTGCTGCCTTCGCCCTGTCTTTAGAGGTGCTCTTGAAACCAACAGTCAGCCTACGGCGAGCGCAAAACCGCCCGTATCTTGACCGGAACGCCTATTCCGGTCAATACGGCAAAATGGTCGGTCATAAGCCGTACGTCAGTGATTTATCTGGGCTGCGGCAATTTCAAACGAACGTTTGTATTGGACCCCAAGAGTGGTGTAGATATAATGCGCCGCTCAGAGAGAGAAGCGCGGGTCATCCATTGTCGCTTTCGTCGCTCGACGAAGGAAATAACGGATGCAACGCCAAACCTCCAATTAGAAAAAACTGTTGAGCCTTGAGTAGGAGATAGCCTGTGGAACGCGAATACATGGAATTCGACGTGGTCATCGTCGGTGCCGGCCCCGCTGGCCTGTCTGCCGCTTGCCGACTGAAACAGAAGGCCGCCGAAGCCGGTAAGGAAATCAGCGTCTGCGTGGTCGAAAAAGGCTCCGAAGTCGGTGCGCACATTCTCTCCGGCGCGGTGTTCGAACCGCGTGCCCTGAACGAACTGTTCCCGGACTGGAAAGAACTCGGCGCGCCGTTGAACACGCCGGTCGTGCGCGATGACATTTATGTCCTGCGAAACGCCGAGGCGGCGAACAAAATCCCCGACTTCTTTGTGCCCAAGACCATGCACAACGAAGGCAACTATATTATTTCCCTGGGCAACCTGTGCCGCTGGCTGGCCCAGCAGGCCGAGAACCTGGGCGTGGAAATCTACCCCGGCTTCGCCGCCCAGGAAGCGCTGTTCGATGAAAACGGCGTGGTTCGCGGCATTATCACCGGCGACCTGGGTGTCGACCGTGAAGGCAACCCGAAGGAAGGCCTCTACACCCCTGGCATGGAACTGCGTGGCAAGTACACGCTGTTCGCCGAAGGCTGCCGTGGTCACATCGGCAAGCAACTGATCAAGCGCTTCAACCTGGACAGCGAGGCCGATACCCAGCACTACGGCATCGGTCTGAAAGAAATCTGGGAAATCGACCCGGCCAAGCATCAGCCTGGCCTGGTGGTGCACACCGCCGGTTGGCCGCTGGACATCATGGGCACCGAAAACACCGGCGGCTCGTTCCTCTATCACCTGGAAAACAATCAGGTGGTGGTCGGTCTGATCGTCGATCTTTCCTACAGCAACACCTTTCTGTCGCCTTTCGACGAGTTCCAGCGCCTCAAGCATCACCCGGTGCTCAAGCAGTACCTGGAAGGTGGCAAGCGCGTCAGTTACGGCGCTCGCGCCATCGCCAAGGGCGGCCTGAATTCGTTGCCGAAAATGGTCTTCAAGGGCGGCGCGCTGATCGGTTGCGACCTCGGTACGTTGAACTTCGCCAAGATCAAGGGCAGCCACACCGCAATGAAGTCCGGCATGCTCGCCGCCGAAGCAGTGGCCGATCGCCTGTTCGCCGAGTCCGAAGGCGGTGACGAACTGACCGCCTATGTCGATGGCTTCAAGAGCAGCTGGCTGTACGAAGAACTGTTCGCCAGTCGCAACTTCGGCGCAGCGATCCACAAATACGGCGCGATCGTCGGCGGCGGCTTCAACTGGCTCGACCAGAACATCTTCGGCGGCAGGATTCCGTTCACCCTGCGCGATACCAAGCCAGACTATGCCTGCCTGAAACTGGCGGCCGACTGCAAGAAGATCGACTACCCGAAACCGGACGGCAAGATCAGCTTCGACAAGCTCAGCTCGGTGTTCATCTCCGGTACCAACCATGAAGAAGAACAGCCTTGCCACCTGAAGCTGACCGACCCGGGCATCCCGATCGGCAAGAACCTGCCACTGTACGACGAACCGGCCCAGCGCTACTGCCCGGCCGGCGTGTACGAAGTGATCACCAAGGAAGACGGTGAGAAGCGCTTCCAGATCAACGCCCAGAACTGCGTTCACTGCAAGACCTGCGACATCAAGGACCCTGCACAGAACATCACCTGGGTCACGCCGGAAGGCGCCGGTGGACCGACCTACCCGAACATGTAAGCCGATCCGCTGAACATCAAGGCTCCCGAATGGGGGCCTTTTTGTTGCCGCCAGCACAATGTGGGAGCGAGCTTGCTCGCGATAGCGTTTTATCATCCAGCACAAATATGGACTGGCATGCCGTCATCGCGAGCAAGCTCGCTCCCACATGACTGGAAGCTTTTCAGGTGCCCGTCAGACCTTGGCGCCCAGCTCCGCCGACAGCCGCGCGGTGACGCCTTTGACCAGGGGAATCAGCTCGGCCATCTTTTCCAGCGGCATGTACGGCACGGTGCTGGCGATGCTGATGCCGGCGACGATGCGCTTGCCGGCGTCGCGGATCGGTGCCGCCACGCAACGAATCGACGGTTCGTTGTCTTCGAGGTCGAAGGCATAGCCGCCTGCTACGTATTCCACCATTCGTTGCTGGAACTGCTCCCAGGACTGTTCCTGATGCTGGGGCCAGAACTGATTCTTCCCACCCGCCGGAAGGCTGATCTCGTACAGCCTTTTCCATTGCTCCTGGGAGTCATCGAGCATCAGCGCCTTGCCGATCCCGGTGCGCGCGAGTGGCATGCGGTGGCCCACCCGTGAGCGCATTTCCGGTCCGTTGCGGCCCGGATTCTTCAACAGGTACAGGACCTCGTCGCCCTCGCGAATCGCCAGGTGAACGGTGTCTCCCGTGAGCGCCGACAGCTCGTCCAGGTACGGCCCAGCCAGGCTCACCAACGGCAGTTCTTCCCGCGCCTGGAAACCCAGCTCGATCAGCTTCGGCCCCAGCAGATAGCCCACTTGCGGCACCACGCGCAGATAACGCTCGT includes:
- a CDS encoding PLP-dependent aminotransferase family protein produces the protein MTNLLLYQRIAQQLAEDIRRGVYQPGERVPSVRKMSSQLNVSHATVLQAYANLEDQGLIRARPQSGYYVHQTPALTAPTPDIARVERPGLVTRSSIIQQVLVESRREGVFPLGAAVPSVDYLPVRALHQQLAKVTRFHSPRAFSYMFSPGFEPLRRQVAIRMRDAGVVVDPSEVVITHGCVDALQMSLRVLTRPGDLIAAESPTYYGLLQLADLLGLKVIEIPSDPVTGMSLEALQLAANQWSIKALVLTTRLSNPLGGTMPEERQKQLLRLASDFDIQIVEDDIYGELMFEQGRTKALKAYDRLDRVIYCSSFSKTLSPGVRIGWMIAGKFQQEIQRLQTFSTHSACSVTQMGIAAYLENGGYDRHLRYIRQEYRKNLSAFQLAVQQYFPEGTQMSRPTGGFILWVSLPGRVNTQELHVRALQQGISIAPGLIFSNTEQFNHCIRLNCGTPWNREAERALMTLGLLATQLCQETASGLL
- a CDS encoding OmpA family protein translates to MKPSHVCGSLVLVGLASLYGCAGQRSEAALEQASASFQKVKEDANVLRAAPKDVIRAGESLARADRLSSYWGSGEDVQHYAYLSQRYSEIAREHSNQLLNEERAAKLELERQRLQLALRESKLLSVQQQGKWLEEQIMAMATTQTDRGLVMTLGDVLFDTGEAELKNSANRVVLKIVQFLQLNPKRVVRIEGYTDSTGGKQENLKLSRDRAQAVADVLVDLGIDEKRIQVEGYGDQYPVDVNASERGRAQNRRVEIVFSDEKGQLGAAR
- a CDS encoding DUF4398 domain-containing protein — encoded protein: MTIRPLFAALAVLALAGCAADPAPNEQLRLTEQAIEQARAVGATADDVPELKLAEEKFARAKSNMADESYKKARMRAEQAELDARLAEAKVLSLKRQEQLNVLDTRIKRLRKQLRDDAQ
- a CDS encoding ABC transporter substrate-binding protein; amino-acid sequence: MDLRRLAGWSLLGALACMPGLSVAAGKCERLVATGSPDAPPYLWQDPQDPKHLIGAGADLLEQVAQALGIKIELLYAGKRAQALDEVRSGRMDLLVDAPLTTTGLESLDYVHPALLENDYLVWTRKDSTLLITRPEDLHGHPGALSEKARMTHGFGVFAERNLTLTRTPNLTQAFQKLLLGEVEYVLAGRYSGMAMAQTLGMANDLQAAPQPVDKPGLFLAVSHNSACNDPWLRGQLAQKMTELAASGLTEAVLQRNLERWKTQLQPPVSAPKQ
- a CDS encoding electron transfer flavoprotein subunit alpha/FixB family protein, whose protein sequence is MTILVIAEHDNKALAPATLNTVAAAVKIGGDVHVLVAGQGASAVAEAAAKIAGVAKVLSADNAAYANQLPENVAPLVAELGKGYSHILAAATSNGKNILPRVAAALDVDQISEIISVESADTFKRPIYAGNAIATVQSTAAIKVITVRATGFDPVAAEGGSAAVEAVGAAHDAGISSFVNEELAKSDRPELTAAKIVVSGGRGMQNGDNFKHLYALADKLGAAVGASRAAVDAGFVPNDMQVGQTGKIVAPQLYIAVGISGAIQHLAGMKDSKVIVAINKDEEAPIFQVADYGLVADLFEAIPELEKLV
- a CDS encoding electron transfer flavoprotein subunit beta/FixA family protein; this translates as MKVLVAVKRVVDYNVKVRVKADNSGVDLANVKMSMNPFCEIAVEEAVRLKEKGVATEIVVVSIGPTTAQEQLRTALALGADRAILVESAEDLTSLAVAKLLKAVVDKEQPQLVILGKQAIDSDNNQTGQMLAALSGYGQGTFASKVEVSGDSVAVTREIDGGAQTVSLKLPAIVTTDLRLNEPRYASLPNIMKAKKKPLEVLTPDALGVSTASTNKTLKVEAPAARSAGIKVKSVAELVEKLKNEAKVI
- a CDS encoding electron transfer flavoprotein-ubiquinone oxidoreductase; this translates as MEREYMEFDVVIVGAGPAGLSAACRLKQKAAEAGKEISVCVVEKGSEVGAHILSGAVFEPRALNELFPDWKELGAPLNTPVVRDDIYVLRNAEAANKIPDFFVPKTMHNEGNYIISLGNLCRWLAQQAENLGVEIYPGFAAQEALFDENGVVRGIITGDLGVDREGNPKEGLYTPGMELRGKYTLFAEGCRGHIGKQLIKRFNLDSEADTQHYGIGLKEIWEIDPAKHQPGLVVHTAGWPLDIMGTENTGGSFLYHLENNQVVVGLIVDLSYSNTFLSPFDEFQRLKHHPVLKQYLEGGKRVSYGARAIAKGGLNSLPKMVFKGGALIGCDLGTLNFAKIKGSHTAMKSGMLAAEAVADRLFAESEGGDELTAYVDGFKSSWLYEELFASRNFGAAIHKYGAIVGGGFNWLDQNIFGGRIPFTLRDTKPDYACLKLAADCKKIDYPKPDGKISFDKLSSVFISGTNHEEEQPCHLKLTDPGIPIGKNLPLYDEPAQRYCPAGVYEVITKEDGEKRFQINAQNCVHCKTCDIKDPAQNITWVTPEGAGGPTYPNM
- a CDS encoding IclR family transcriptional regulator; this encodes MQQDDPKITKDAAPTGTQTLLRGLGVVQAVASGARDLKEIARLIGTTRSTTHRLASCLVDERYLRVVPQVGYLLGPKLIELGFQAREELPLVSLAGPYLDELSALTGDTVHLAIREGDEVLYLLKNPGRNGPEMRSRVGHRMPLARTGIGKALMLDDSQEQWKRLYEISLPAGGKNQFWPQHQEQSWEQFQQRMVEYVAGGYAFDLEDNEPSIRCVAAPIRDAGKRIVAGISIASTVPYMPLEKMAELIPLVKGVTARLSAELGAKV